The following coding sequences are from one Bacteroidia bacterium window:
- a CDS encoding phosphate ABC transporter ATP-binding protein — protein MEYIITTNKVNLFYGESQALKDISINFLPNTVTALIGPSGCGKSTYLRLFNRMNDLIDNVRITGEITVEGENIYQKDTNIVELRRKVGMVFQKPNPFPKSIFENVAYGLRVNGVNDMSTLKEKVEFSLKQAALWDEVKDKLKKSAFELSGGQQQRLCIARALAIEPSIILMDEPASALDPISTAKIEELIYELKANYTIVIVTHNLQQAGRVSDYTAFFYLGELVEIGETKELFINPKNIKTQNYITGRFG, from the coding sequence ATGGAATATATTATAACAACAAATAAAGTAAATTTATTTTATGGCGAATCACAGGCCTTAAAAGATATTTCTATAAATTTTTTGCCAAATACTGTAACGGCTTTAATTGGTCCATCTGGTTGCGGAAAATCAACTTATCTTCGTTTATTTAACCGAATGAACGATCTTATAGACAATGTTAGAATTACCGGTGAAATAACAGTTGAAGGAGAAAATATTTATCAAAAAGACACAAATATTGTTGAACTAAGAAGAAAAGTAGGAATGGTTTTTCAAAAACCAAATCCATTTCCAAAATCAATATTCGAAAATGTTGCCTATGGTTTAAGAGTGAACGGTGTTAATGATATGTCGACCTTAAAAGAAAAAGTTGAATTTTCGTTAAAACAAGCTGCATTATGGGACGAGGTAAAAGATAAATTAAAAAAATCTGCTTTTGAATTATCTGGTGGACAACAACAAAGACTTTGTATTGCAAGAGCATTGGCAATTGAGCCGTCGATAATATTAATGGATGAGCCTGCATCTGCACTTGACCCGATTTCGACAGCAAAAATAGAAGAATTAATTTACGAATTAAAAGCAAATTATACAATAGTAATTGTAACACATAATCTTCAACAGGCAGGTAGGGTAAGCGATTATACGGCTTTCTTTTATTTGGGTGAACTGGTTGAGATAGGCGAAACAAAAGAGTTATTTATCAATCCAAAAAATATTAAAACGCAGAATTACATTACAGGTCGCTTTGGTTGA
- the pstA gene encoding phosphate ABC transporter permease PstA, whose amino-acid sequence MIISKKVIRKKNLKEKVAFNIFRVFSAIVVLSLIAILSFIIYNGISVINWNFLTQMPEDGMTKGGIYPAIIGTLCLVAGSMIFAIPIGVLSGIYINEYTKDSWYKRFIKLMTNNLAGIPSIVFGLFGMSLFVNTLGFGDSIIAGSLTLGLMVLPVVIRTTEEALKSVDNSFRHGSLALGATKLQTVRKVVLPMAFPNIITGIILSVGRVSGETAPILFTVAAYFLPKLPSSIFDQVMALPYHLYVISTSGTNVEASRPIAYGTAMVLIGFVLIVNLLANALRKYFGKKVKMN is encoded by the coding sequence ATGATTATCAGTAAAAAAGTCATACGAAAAAAGAATTTAAAAGAAAAAGTTGCATTCAATATTTTTCGTGTTTTTAGTGCAATTGTTGTACTTAGTTTAATTGCCATTTTATCTTTTATTATTTATAATGGGATTAGTGTTATAAACTGGAATTTCTTAACTCAAATGCCTGAGGACGGGATGACCAAAGGTGGTATTTATCCGGCAATTATAGGTACTTTATGTTTGGTAGCAGGAAGTATGATTTTTGCAATTCCAATAGGGGTTTTGTCTGGAATATATATCAATGAATACACCAAAGATAGCTGGTATAAACGTTTTATAAAATTAATGACAAATAACCTTGCCGGTATTCCATCTATTGTATTTGGTTTGTTTGGAATGTCATTATTTGTAAACACATTAGGATTTGGCGATTCAATAATTGCAGGATCGCTTACTTTAGGGTTAATGGTTTTACCTGTTGTTATAAGAACAACAGAAGAAGCATTAAAATCAGTTGATAATTCATTTAGGCATGGAAGCCTTGCACTAGGTGCTACAAAGTTGCAAACAGTTCGCAAAGTGGTTTTACCGATGGCATTTCCTAATATTATTACAGGAATAATATTGTCGGTAGGAAGAGTTTCGGGCGAAACAGCACCAATTTTATTTACAGTTGCAGCATATTTTTTACCAAAACTTCCTTCGAGTATTTTCGATCAGGTTATGGCATTACCATATCACCTTTATGTAATTTCAACTAGCGGGACAAATGTTGAAGCATCCCGACCTATAGCTTACGGGACAGCAATGGTGCTAATTGGATTCGTATTAATTGTTAACTTGCTGGCTAATGCTTTAAGAAAATATTTTGGAAAAAAAGTTAAAATGAATTAA
- the pstC gene encoding phosphate ABC transporter permease subunit PstC translates to MIKFLKSTFEKLKEGTLFLSSTITTLAIVLIIIFLFKEGIGTFNQTPIEDGFSLVVNKNNPINELSANEIKNIFDQNITNWKTVGGKNDSITLFNIDNIGEFYSDSAIGENFEYLPQCISDYTEKNPGTIAFVTTRYTGKGFTGKILTTTKVNISQFISQKEWFPTAQPAAQLGVLPLILGTLWVSFGAILIALPLGLATSIYMAEITSPKIRNILKPLIELLAGIPSVVYGFFGLVIIVPGIQKIFDLPVGETALAGSIVLAIMALPTIITISEDALRTTPKAMKEASLALGANKWQTIYRVIIPYSGSGITAATILGIGRAIGETMAVLMVTGNAAVIPHSFLEPVRTIPATIAAELGEAPQGGLHYKALFALGCILFIITMAINLIVGYVSSKKKYNAR, encoded by the coding sequence ATGATTAAGTTCTTAAAATCCACATTTGAAAAGCTTAAAGAAGGAACATTGTTTTTAAGCAGCACTATAACCACTTTGGCTATAGTGCTTATTATTATTTTTCTTTTTAAAGAAGGAATAGGAACTTTTAATCAAACACCAATTGAAGATGGGTTTTCATTAGTAGTAAATAAAAATAACCCGATTAATGAATTATCAGCAAATGAAATTAAAAACATATTCGATCAGAATATTACTAATTGGAAGACAGTTGGCGGTAAAAACGATTCCATAACATTATTCAATATAGATAATATTGGAGAATTCTATTCCGATTCTGCAATTGGTGAAAATTTTGAATATCTACCTCAGTGTATAAGCGATTATACTGAAAAAAATCCAGGAACAATTGCATTTGTTACAACAAGGTATACAGGAAAAGGTTTTACCGGTAAAATATTAACAACCACAAAAGTTAATATTTCACAGTTTATATCTCAAAAAGAATGGTTCCCGACTGCACAACCAGCTGCACAATTAGGAGTTTTGCCATTAATTCTTGGAACACTTTGGGTTAGTTTTGGAGCTATACTAATTGCTCTTCCGTTAGGATTAGCCACTTCAATTTACATGGCAGAAATTACAAGTCCCAAAATAAGAAATATTTTAAAGCCACTTATTGAATTATTAGCAGGAATTCCATCTGTAGTATATGGATTTTTTGGATTAGTTATAATTGTTCCGGGAATTCAAAAAATATTTGATTTACCAGTTGGTGAAACAGCATTAGCTGGCAGTATAGTATTAGCAATTATGGCATTGCCAACAATTATTACAATTTCTGAGGACGCACTTAGAACAACTCCAAAAGCAATGAAGGAAGCCAGCTTAGCACTTGGAGCTAACAAGTGGCAAACAATATATAGAGTAATCATTCCATATTCAGGATCCGGAATTACAGCAGCAACAATACTTGGTATTGGCCGCGCAATTGGCGAAACAATGGCAGTTTTAATGGTTACAGGCAACGCAGCAGTTATTCCACATTCATTTTTAGAACCCGTAAGAACTATTCCGGCAACAATTGCAGCCGAATTAGGAGAAGCTCCGCAAGGAGGGTTGCACTATAAAGCATTATTTGCACTTGGCTGCATATTATTTATAATTACTATGGCTATAAATCTTATAGTAGGATATGTTTCCTCAAAGAAAAAGTATAACGCAAGATGA
- a CDS encoding PstS family phosphate ABC transporter substrate-binding protein, with protein MKTKITTVLIIVTLISISAYSQNVVNLKIKGSDTVLPLSQKEAETFMKKNKSAKITVTGGGSGVGIAAFVDGSTDIAMASRKMKMSEKLKLQDAGKAYKEVVIANDALSVIVNPANKVSQLTREQIEGIFTGKIKNWKEVGGDDEKIVVYSRESSSGTYEFFKEHVLNNKNYGTSILMMPATGAMVQSVSQTKGAIGYIGFAYMEKNVKALKISYDKGKTFIEPNVINAKNKTYPVVRPLYYYYLTKDAAKVKTFIDYILSEEGQKVVNEVGYISLK; from the coding sequence ATGAAAACAAAAATCACAACAGTACTTATTATAGTAACATTAATTAGTATAAGTGCTTATTCACAAAACGTAGTGAATTTAAAAATTAAAGGAAGCGATACAGTACTTCCACTTTCGCAAAAAGAAGCAGAAACATTCATGAAAAAAAATAAATCTGCAAAAATTACTGTAACCGGTGGAGGTAGTGGGGTTGGTATTGCTGCATTTGTTGACGGATCAACAGATATAGCAATGGCTTCACGAAAAATGAAAATGAGCGAAAAACTAAAATTACAGGATGCAGGAAAGGCATATAAAGAAGTAGTTATTGCTAACGATGCACTTTCAGTTATAGTAAACCCAGCAAATAAAGTAAGCCAATTAACCCGTGAACAAATTGAAGGAATATTTACAGGAAAAATTAAAAACTGGAAGGAAGTTGGTGGTGATGATGAAAAAATTGTAGTTTATTCACGTGAATCAAGTTCAGGAACATATGAATTTTTTAAAGAACATGTACTTAATAACAAAAATTACGGAACCTCGATATTAATGATGCCTGCAACTGGTGCAATGGTTCAATCTGTAAGCCAGACTAAAGGAGCAATTGGTTATATCGGTTTTGCATACATGGAGAAAAATGTAAAAGCGTTAAAAATATCATATGATAAAGGAAAAACATTTATTGAGCCTAATGTTATAAATGCTAAAAATAAAACTTATCCTGTAGTTCGTCCGTTATATTATTATTACTTAACAAAGGATGCTGCAAAAGTAAAAACATTTATTGATTACATTTTATCTGAAGAAGGACAAAAAGTTGTTAATGAAGTTGGATACATCAGTTTAAAATAA
- a CDS encoding porin: MKKQFFLKVIIALFIMNTSLVIKAQETEQSPFDTLANSVNKLKDDMDLLKRIKISGYLQPQFQMSDSNGIASFAGGNFNANSDKRFMLRRARVKVSYETLLSQYVFQIDATEKGFAIKDIYAKFTEPWAKAVSLTVGCMNRPFGYEIGYSSSLRESPERGRMSQIIFPGERDLGAMLTFQMPKTSKWNFIKAEAGMYNGTGSGAVDFDYKKDFIGRIRMDKSTKSEKISYGLGFSYYDGGYRQGRKNVYTNAADSSGLMAFVLNNDTTNYGAIAKRTYMGGDFQLNFDLPIGMTTIRGEYIQGQQPGTSSTTASLTTQPTTDNYIRNFNGAYFYFLQNIWTTKFQFVAKYDWYDPNTDVAGDVIGQTVKSSADIKVAKTGKNDLKYTTIGLGLAYRWDNNVKITAYYDMVKNETSKNVTGYTKDLKDNVFTLRVQYKF; the protein is encoded by the coding sequence ATGAAAAAACAATTTTTTTTAAAAGTAATTATTGCTTTGTTTATAATGAATACCTCGTTAGTAATAAAAGCACAAGAAACAGAACAAAGTCCATTTGATACATTGGCAAATAGTGTAAACAAACTCAAAGATGATATGGATTTGCTTAAGAGAATAAAAATCTCAGGATATTTACAACCTCAGTTTCAAATGTCAGATTCAAACGGAATAGCTTCTTTTGCAGGAGGGAATTTCAATGCCAATTCCGATAAGCGTTTCATGTTAAGGAGAGCTCGTGTAAAAGTTAGTTATGAAACATTGTTATCACAATATGTATTTCAAATTGATGCTACAGAAAAAGGATTTGCAATAAAAGATATATATGCAAAATTTACAGAACCATGGGCAAAAGCAGTTTCATTAACTGTTGGTTGTATGAATCGACCATTTGGTTATGAAATAGGTTATTCTTCAAGCTTAAGAGAATCACCTGAACGTGGTAGGATGTCGCAAATTATTTTCCCAGGCGAAAGGGACTTAGGTGCTATGTTAACTTTTCAAATGCCAAAAACTTCAAAATGGAATTTTATTAAAGCAGAGGCCGGAATGTATAATGGAACTGGTTCTGGGGCAGTTGATTTTGATTATAAGAAAGATTTTATCGGACGAATAAGAATGGATAAATCTACAAAGTCAGAGAAAATATCTTATGGATTAGGTTTTTCATATTATGATGGAGGGTATCGTCAGGGAAGAAAAAATGTATATACAAACGCAGCTGATTCTTCGGGGCTAATGGCATTTGTTTTAAATAATGACACAACTAATTACGGTGCTATAGCAAAGCGCACATATATGGGTGGTGACTTTCAGCTAAATTTTGATCTTCCTATAGGAATGACAACTATTCGTGGAGAATATATTCAAGGGCAGCAACCTGGCACTTCTTCAACAACTGCAAGTTTAACAACACAACCAACAACTGATAATTATATAAGAAACTTTAATGGAGCATATTTTTATTTTCTACAAAATATATGGACTACAAAATTTCAATTTGTAGCAAAATATGACTGGTATGATCCTAATACTGATGTTGCCGGTGATGTAATTGGACAAACAGTAAAATCATCAGCAGATATTAAAGTTGCAAAAACAGGAAAGAATGATTTAAAATACACTACAATTGGATTAGGCTTGGCATATCGTTGGGATAATAATGTTAAAATTACTGCTTACTACGATATGGTTAAAAACGAAACAAGTAAAAATGTAACAGGCTACACAAAAGATTTAAAAGACAATGTGTTTACTTTAAGAGTTCAATATAAATTTTAA
- a CDS encoding response regulator transcription factor: MAELMKTVLIVDDEENIHEFLTYNLEKSDFIVYSAKNGLEGIRFAKKHIPDVILLDVTMPEMDGIMTCIELRKVEKLDSSLIIFLTARGEDYSQIAAYNAGADDYIKKPISPKVLIMKLRIMLTRKRAEKIFVDVNNYDLTPGKLFINKEKYLIVVNNKEIILPRKEFELLAMLASKPDKVFTRDEIFSRIWGDNSASTYRTIDVHIRKIREKLGGDYIKTQKGVGYRFSE, from the coding sequence ATGGCTGAATTAATGAAAACTGTTTTGATAGTTGATGACGAAGAAAACATTCATGAATTTCTCACTTATAATCTGGAAAAATCGGATTTTATAGTTTATTCTGCAAAAAATGGATTAGAGGGCATTCGGTTTGCTAAAAAGCATATTCCTGATGTAATATTGTTAGATGTTACAATGCCGGAAATGGATGGAATAATGACTTGTATTGAATTACGTAAAGTCGAAAAGCTCGACTCTTCATTAATAATTTTTTTAACTGCTCGTGGTGAAGATTATTCTCAGATTGCTGCATACAATGCCGGTGCAGATGATTATATAAAAAAACCAATAAGTCCAAAAGTGCTCATAATGAAATTAAGAATAATGTTGACAAGAAAAAGAGCAGAAAAGATTTTTGTTGATGTAAATAATTATGATTTAACGCCAGGAAAATTGTTTATTAATAAAGAAAAGTATTTAATTGTTGTGAATAATAAAGAAATCATTTTGCCAAGAAAGGAGTTTGAATTACTTGCAATGTTGGCTTCAAAACCAGATAAAGTTTTTACGAGAGATGAAATTTTTAGCAGAATATGGGGTGATAACAGTGCATCAACTTATAGAACCATTGATGTTCATATAAGAAAAATAAGAGAAAAACTTGGAGGAGATTATATTAAAACTCAAAAGGGTGTTGGGTATAGGTTTTCAGAATAA